Proteins encoded by one window of Cloeon dipterum chromosome 2, ieCloDipt1.1, whole genome shotgun sequence:
- the LOC135936044 gene encoding E3 ubiquitin-protein ligase UHRF1-like, translated as MKRNQRVPLLEAARKGNSSGMATRSKKNAAASGGFFEVEDAVLWQDKTSGEWHEASIVGVTSDEEGNPTFRVRNKRSGNVENSVGLEFLAPGRSVELAAKDLEKGVCLLAFMPTTNNQRGWFKVVVSRVEKAANVVKMAFGTVFISSREQIKDQRIFFVHNALKFPELVPREQWTNEGDWISLRKPCDRCFEDPSVKCRACCCVVCGEKGGEKALITCGDCINSCHVACANSASKNLDSDKKWLCTGCCFVEEEMQAMFGSKDGSKAKEEPKTPKTAVPPVCAAVVVPENHFGKIPGVPSGRLWASRKDVCFWGVHRSLEASMCGAINVGVQSLCLSDSLEGDYDDGHWLEVAGGRDSKTRPRRLAGLDLALAQSCYAGLNAKEGAVSVDWMKGLPIRLVRGHRFGQVSRFAPPEGYRYEGIFKVKRYFKKGAVWRFELRRDDNEPPPWSLSGVNFMMSRSVGFLEGIIDERPLKRKLPVEGVTLKKKRVAYVLPPTVNALIKEDLANGSNWEDLRAHLQFGYPDFIAALVKKFACCVCKGVVKEPITLSCGHNACLLCYQKLVAEALDKLRCPRCTCCNAVVLEEDAGVNRHLDQILNALLPGYNPKEAAPKPFSLLLKSKQPKK; from the exons ATGAAGCGTAATCAGCGTGTGCCGTTGCTTGAGGCAGCAAGGAAAGGGAACAGCTCGGGAATGGCGACGAGGAGCAAGAAAAACGCGGCGGCCAGCGGAGGCTTTTTTGAA GTCGAGGACGCTGTGCTCTGGCAAGACAAGACGAGCGGCGAGTGGCACGAGGCCTCCATCGTGGGCGTCACCTCCGACGAGGAAGGAAATCCGACCTTCCGCGTCCGTAACAAACG GTCTGGAAACGTGGAGAACTCAGTCGGGCTGGAGTTTCTAGCTCCGGGCAGGAGCGTCGAGCTTGCCGCCAAGGACCTGGAAAAGGGCGTGTGCCTGCTGGCCTTCATGCCGACGACAAACAATCAAAGGGGATG GTTCAAGGTGGTAGTGAGTCGAGTGGAGAAGGCGGCGAACGTCGTCAAAATGGCGTTTGGAACGGTGTTCATCTCGTCTCGGGAACAAATCAAGGACCAGCGCATCTTCTTTGTCCACAATGCGCTCAAATTTCCAGAATTGGTGCCGCGCGAGCAGTGGACCAACGAAGGAGACTGGATCAGCCTCAGGAAGc cGTGCGATCGTTGCTTCGAAGACCCGAGTGTGAAGTGCCGAGCGTGCTGCTGCGTTGTCTGCGGCGAAAAAGGTGGAGAAAAAGCGCTAATCACGTGCGGCGATTGCATAAACTCATGTCACGTGGCCTGCGCCAACTCAGCATCCAAAAATCTCGACAGTGACAAGAAGTG GTTGTGCACAGGTTGCTGCTTTGTGGAGGAAGAAATGCAGGCCATGTTCGGCAGCAAGGATGGTTCCAAGGCCAAGGAGGAGCCGAAGACTCCAAAGACGGCTGTCCCGCCTGTCTGTGCGGCCGTGGTGGTGCCAGAAAATCACTTTGGGAAAATCCCCGGCGTGCCCAGCGGCCGACTCTGGGCCTCCAGGAAGGAC GTGTGCTTCTGGGGCGTGCACCGGTCGCTGGAGGCGTCCATGTGCGGCGCCATCAACGTCGGAGTGCAGAGCTTGTGCCTGTCGGACAGCCTCGAAGGCGACTACGACGACGGACACTGGCTCGAGGTGGCGGGCGGCCGCGACTCCAAGACCAGACCCCGCAGACTGGCCGGACTAGATCt CGCGCTGGCGCAGTCTTGCTACGCTGGACTGAACGCGAAAGAGGGCGCCGTGTCCGTCGACTGGATGAAAGGCCTGCCCATCAGACTCGTCCGCGGCCACAGATTCGGACAGGTGTCCCGATTCGCCCCTCCTGAGGGCTACAG GTACGAGGGAATTTTCAAGGTGAAAAGGTACTTCAAGAAGGGCGCAGTGTGGAGGTTTGAGCTGAGGAGAGACGACAATGAGCCTCCTCCGTGGTCCTTGAGCGGCGTGAATTTCATGATGAGCAGGAGCGTTGGCTTCCTTGAG GGTATCATTGACGAGAGGCCACTGAAGCGGAAGCTGCCGGTGGAAGGAGTGACGTTGAAGAAGAAAAGGGTGGCCTACGTCCTTCCCCCGACCGTCAACGCCCTGATCAAGGAAGACCTGGCCAATGGCAGCAACTGGGAGGACCTGAGAGCCCACCTCCAGTTTGGCTACCCT GACTTCATCGCTGCCCTGGTCAAGAAGTTTGCTTGCTGCGTCTGCAAAGGGGTGGTCAAAGAGCCAATCACCCTGTCCTGCGGCCACAACGCTTGCCTC CTCTGCTACCAAAAGTTGGTTGCCGAGGCTTTGGACAAGTTGCGCTGCCCTCGCTGCACTTGTTGCAATGCTGTTGTCCTGGAGGAGGATGCTGGGGTCAACCGCCACCTGGACCAGATCCTCAACGCCCTTCTGCCAGGGTACAACCCAAAGGAGGCGGCGCCCAAGCCGTTTTCTCTACTGCTCAAATCCAAGCAGCCCAAAAAGTAG